Sequence from the Clostridium saccharobutylicum DSM 13864 genome:
TAGGTGAAAATATGGACAACCTGTTAGAGATAATAGAATCTGATTATGCGAAATTTTATGGGAATGAATACATTTTTTATTTGAAAAATAATATAACTATAAATTTAAAATTTAAAAAAGAAAATTTACCTCATTTAATTGGATTACATAAGTTAAGTGAATGTTATTCTGAAATAAGACAAATGGAAGATAAAAATGATCATACTATTACCCCTAAAAATATATTTGAAATTCTTAGAGCTCATAATATAGATTATGATAATTTAAAAAGCAGTTCAGGATGGACAACTCATTTGCAGAATAGAATGGAAAATTTCACTTATAAAAAACTTGATTCTATACTTAGAAAAGCGACTATGTTTGGGTTTATATATGAAGAAGGTAAAACAAAAAATACAAAAGCAAAATATGTTTTAATAGATAAAATTCAAGAATTATTTTTACAATTTTACATAGGTTACGATGAAAAAACAAAAGAATACTTTCCTAATTCATATGTACCTAATAATGAAAAAGATCCTAATTTAAGTAGAGATACATTGAAAATTATTAGAACTGAGATATATAATGAAACACCTTCAGAAAGAGTTAAAATTGAAACTATTGAGCATGAGAAAATAAGAGAACTTACTCAATTAATAAAAGAAAATTTAACATCGTATAATAATAAAAATAATCAGATGTATAATTTGATTAAAGAAGATAAACCTAATGAAGATATGCTTAAGGAAATTAATAGTTTAATTGCAGAGATCATTAAATCTTATAAAGAGTTAGCTGAATATGTTAATATAGATATTTTCTTGAATAATAAATCAAATGGTAAATTAAAAAGATTTTTGGAATCAGCAAGAATTATTCCAATAAGCTGAGATTAATGTACATATTTATATTGAGGTGATGTATATGTTTTATAAAAACCAATTAGCAGAAGAGGTTACTAAATATTTAAGTATAATACAAGCTTATGTACATATGCAGAATTGTAAGGGATTATTTGATATTAATAAGTATTGTGAAGATGTATTTTGTGGCTTATTAAATATAGTCTGTGATTTAAATTTAATTAACTTAAATAGAATTGATTATAATTTTCCAGCTGTTGATTTAGGCGACTATAATAGACGAATTTGTTTTCAGGTTACATCAACAAATGATATTAGTAAGATTCGATACACTGTAGATAAATTTATAGAAAAAGAGCTAAATAAAGATTTCGATAATTTATTTATATTCATTTTAGGAAATAAGAAAAATTATACAGCGGATATAAATACAGGTGAAAACTTAGTTTTTGATATATCAAAAAATGTTATGGATATTTCTGATTTAGCAATTGCTATTAATGATTTTAAAGATGATAAAATTAATGCTGTTTTAGGATATTTAAAAAGCACTGTAATGTTGAATTTTACTGATGATTATAGAGATAAGGAATTATTTAATTCTTTTAATAATGCAATTAGGAATTGCATTAAGCTTTTGCGTGATTCTGAATATGATTTTGCTTTTACACCTACACCTGAAAATTTGATTAGTGAATTTCAAGCAATAATTAATGAATGGTGCTTTCCAGATAAAAAATTTTCAATGCAAATATTAGAAGACAATAAGAATATTATTATTAATTCTATGAACGAAATAAACAGTTATTTAAAATCGCCAATATATTTTCAGTATCATCCTGTTGATGGATTTATAATGCCTAAAAAAGACCCAGAAAGAAAACTATTTAATGAAATGCAAAATACTACATTTAATCTGAGAAAAATTATAATTGAAGCTCATAATCAAATGTGTGAACTATTAATACAATAATTTAGTGTAAAAAGTATATATAATTTAGTAAAATATCTCTCTTTCACTGCCTCAAGGCACGCTGAGACAGTTGTGAAGCTAGTTAAGAAATAGGCTTATATCAAAGGGTTTCGAGGTTTTTAGAAAATTTCATAATGTGTTTTATATGTTCCCCAAAGTTACTTTGGGGAATTTTTTTGTTTAGGGGGTCTAACTTTTACGCAGAATTAATGGTTTTGAGTATTTGTATGAGTTTTGCGAAATTGTTTATGGAGAATAATATAGTTTAAGTCTCTGTACTGGTGGATATATTTCGATAGATATCTCATGTGGAGACAGTAGTAAAGATGTCACGAAAAGATAAATAAAAGTGCTTGAAGCACTGATAAATAAAGGATTTCCAGAATTAGAAGTAACGCTGCTAGTTTTATGGTGGTATGTTTCTGATTCGGAAATTCTTGTTTTTGTGTTGAAAGGAAACATATCAGTAAGTGGGAAAGTTGTATAGTTTAGTAGGCAGATTAGATGTTGGGAGCCTGAGTAGTTGATTTAGATGTAATAATTTTTGAGTGGCCTAAATTGATAACAGAAAACAATCCCACTAGAAAGAGTTCTGTGGGATTGTTGGGACAGTAGATAGTTTTGTGTAAAAAACAAAACTATCTACTGTTTTTTTACATAATCAGTTGGTAGTTTTAGAATAATATACATAAAGAATAAAGGAGGAATATGTATGTCAAAACCAATTGATGATGACTTTGATTACAAAGCTGAGGTAAAGAAATGTAAGACTATCGATGATGTCATGGGTAAAAATGGTTTAATTCAAAGATTAGTTAAAGATGTGTTAGAAAATATTTTAGAAGGTGAAATGGAAGAACACCTTGGAAGAAATAAATATCAAAGAGCAGAAACTAATGATTCTACAAAAAAGAATTATCGAAATGGATATAGTACCAAAAAT
This genomic interval carries:
- a CDS encoding PBECR4 domain-containing protein, producing MDNLLEIIESDYAKFYGNEYIFYLKNNITINLKFKKENLPHLIGLHKLSECYSEIRQMEDKNDHTITPKNIFEILRAHNIDYDNLKSSSGWTTHLQNRMENFTYKKLDSILRKATMFGFIYEEGKTKNTKAKYVLIDKIQELFLQFYIGYDEKTKEYFPNSYVPNNEKDPNLSRDTLKIIRTEIYNETPSERVKIETIEHEKIRELTQLIKENLTSYNNKNNQMYNLIKEDKPNEDMLKEINSLIAEIIKSYKELAEYVNIDIFLNNKSNGKLKRFLESARIIPIS
- a CDS encoding SMEK domain-containing protein, producing the protein MFYKNQLAEEVTKYLSIIQAYVHMQNCKGLFDINKYCEDVFCGLLNIVCDLNLINLNRIDYNFPAVDLGDYNRRICFQVTSTNDISKIRYTVDKFIEKELNKDFDNLFIFILGNKKNYTADINTGENLVFDISKNVMDISDLAIAINDFKDDKINAVLGYLKSTVMLNFTDDYRDKELFNSFNNAIRNCIKLLRDSEYDFAFTPTPENLISEFQAIINEWCFPDKKFSMQILEDNKNIIINSMNEINSYLKSPIYFQYHPVDGFIMPKKDPERKLFNEMQNTTFNLRKIIIEAHNQMCELLIQ